The following DNA comes from Anaerolineales bacterium.
AGCCACGGGACAGCATGGCCGCATAGACCCGCTCACTGCGTTCGATCGCTCGCAGGAAAAGGCTGCCCACCATGGCGCCGGCGGTCCTTCCCTGCCAGAGAAGCGATCGACGACGACTGCCCGGAACGCGTGCACTGCGAGATGCGCGCGCCCGCATCATGCGGGTTGCCTCGTCGGCCAAGACGAAGAGATAGCGGTACATGAAGCCGATCGTCGAAACCAATACGCGCGGAAAGCGAAGCGACCCCAATGCCCAGAGGAGATCCTGGAATTGGGTAACCGCCGTCAGCAGGATCGCCGCCTGAACGGCCAGCCAACTGCGCGCCAGGATGCTCAGGAAGCGGATCAAACCCGGCTCGCTAACCCCCCAGTTCAACCCCGGAATCCGCCAGATCACCTGACCCGGCGAAGTGAACGGCACGGCGAGGGCGGCGAGCACGAAAGGCAGTACGATGAACGACCTGCGGATCGTGAAGAATATACCCAATCGCGTGAGAAATGTAGCCAGGAGCAAAAGCAGGAAGAAAAAAGCGAACGCCCACCACGTGCCTTCCGGCGTCAGGCTGACGGCCAGGATGTAACCAAACGCCGCCAGCAGCTTCACGCGCGGATCCAGGCGATGCAGGAAACTCGGCTGCAATCGGTAAAGGTCTGTGAGATGGTAGTGCAAGGATCAATCCCCTGCGGCTTCACTCCGTGTGGTGTTCCGTCCCACAAACCATGCTACCATAAATACCAGCAGTGTACCCAAGGCGACCGCTACGATCGTCGTCAGAACGGGGTGGGCGATGAAAGGTACGGTGTAATCCGGCAGGATCGAATAAGTCGGATCGAGTGCGCGGTCGAGAAATCCGTTTTGTTCGGCGACGAATTCGAGGCCATCCGGGGACGCGGAAGCCAGCGGTGAGAACAAGGCCACGATCAGAGCCACGAGCAAACCTGCGGCGATAATGTTGGCGCTGCGGCGGCCAGGCGCGTTTTCACCTTCTACGAGCAAGCCGTTCGAAGCCTTTTGCAATAAAACCAGCGCCCCGACGGTGATCAAACCCTCACCGACTCCGATCAAGGCATGCACGCCCGCCATCGCCGGCAGTCCCAATTGAATCGGCGAGGTGCCTGAGACCGCCAACTGCAGGGCAGTGGCCAGAGCGGCCACTTCCACGGAAAGCCAGGCGCCGGTAAACGCGGCGGCCAGGCGAGAACGCGTACTGTCCCCCGTCACGCGACGCACGAACGAATACGTCGCGTAACCGACGAAAGCGGTCAACACACCCATGTTGATGATGTTCCAACCCATCACCAGCAGGCCGCCGTCTTGAAACAGAAGCCCTTGCATGGCGATGACCGCCGTCATGATCAGCGTCGCGGCCCACGGGCCCAAAAGAATGGCCGCCAACGCACCGCCCAGGAGATGCCCCGATGTGCCTGCGGCGATGGGAAAATTGATCGCCTGTGCGGCGAAAATGAACGCCGCCAGGATGCCCATCAGCGGGACCTGCCGGTCGCCCAGTTGATTCTTCGTCTGGCGAATCGCAACCGAAATGAACACGAACGCGAGCGCCCAGCCGACGACGGCTACAGGCGTAGAAAGGAAACCGTCCGGAATGTGCAGTAGATGGGGTGATAACCACATTGCGCTATGTCCTCCTCATAGGGGATTAACCTTCGCCCCGGCAAGCGGCGCAAAGGCCAAACAACGTCAGGTGATTGGGATTGACGGAGAAATCTGTTTCCGCAGAAACGTTCTGAACGATCCGGTCGAGAACCTCCGGATCGACGTCGAAAACGGCGTGGCATTGTTGACAAACCAGGTGGCCGTGTGGATTGCAGGGATCGCGCAGCGCAAAAAGAGACGGGTTGGAACCATCGTTGAAGAGATCGATCATCCCTGCTTCGTGCAGGGACTCGAGCGTACGATATACCGTTGCCAGGTTCAAACCCGGCAATTTTCGCCGCGCATCGGAGTATATGTCTTGGGCACAAAGATGCCCCGATTTGTGCGCGATGGTCTCCAGGATCACGGTGCGCTGCGGGGTCACCCGATAACCCTTCGATCGAAGATCGTTCGCCAGCCTCTCACCACACGACATACGCAAATCCTTGCAGTTGCAAAAATTTGCATATAGAATATCATCCTCAACCCGGCAGGTCAAGGTCCGGATGGGTTACTCCGCAGTAAACCAAGACATTGCAGTGTGTTCCACGGTACAATGTATGAATACCGTACGCCCGAGCGTAAGCAAGGCTCATTACAGATCGTTTGACTTCAGTTCGCCTCAACAAAGGAGACATCCATGCCGAAAGATACATTGACCATCACCGACAATCGAACGGGTAAGAATTATGAGTTACCCATCAATCACGAAACCATACGCGCCATGGACTTGCGCCAAATCAAGGTCAATGAGGACGATTTCGGTATGATGAGCTACGACCCGGCGTTTACCAACACCGCCTCTGCGAAGAGTGCGATTACGTTCATCGACGGCGCCAGGGGTATTCTGCGCTACCGCGGCTACCCGATCGAGCAACTCGCCGAGCAAAGCACGTATTTGGAAGTTGCCTATCTCCTCCTGAACGGCGAACTACCCACGCAAGAACAGCTTGATGCCTGGATCTATGAAGTGACTCACCGGACCTTCATCCACGAGAATCTCAGGCGGCTGATCCAATCCTTCTGCAACAATGCGCATCCGATGCACATGTTCATCAGCACGTTGGCGGCAATGTCCTCCTATTATCCCGATGCCAAACAGGTGGACGACCCCGAAGTGCGTCACCATCAAATCCGGCGCATCGTCGCCAAGGTTCCCACGATCATCGCCTACTCCTACCGCCACTTGCAGGGTCTTCCCATCGTGATGCCGGACAACGATCTTTCCTACACCGGCAACTTTCTCAACATGCTCTTCAAGATGACCGAGACCAAATACAAACCCAACCCCATCTTCGAGCGCGCCCTGGACGTGCTCTTCATCCTCCACGCCGACCACGAGCAAAACTGCAGCGCCAGCGTGATGCGCGCCATCGGATCGGGGAAAGCCGATCCCTTCTGCGCCATGACGGGCGCCGCAGCATCGCTTTCCGGTCCGCTTCACGGCGGCGCAAATGAAGCCGTACTGCGCATGCTCAAAGAAATCGGCACGGTGGAAAGCGTGCCCGAATATATCCAGCACGTCAAAAATGGGGAGTTCCGTTTGATGGGATTCGGGCATCGCGTTTATAAAAACTACGATCCTCGGGCCGTCATCATCAAGAAAATCGCCGATCAGGTGT
Coding sequences within:
- a CDS encoding Fur family transcriptional regulator, yielding MSCGERLANDLRSKGYRVTPQRTVILETIAHKSGHLCAQDIYSDARRKLPGLNLATVYRTLESLHEAGMIDLFNDGSNPSLFALRDPCNPHGHLVCQQCHAVFDVDPEVLDRIVQNVSAETDFSVNPNHLTLFGLCAACRGEG
- the cbiQ gene encoding cobalt ECF transporter T component CbiQ, which gives rise to MHYHLTDLYRLQPSFLHRLDPRVKLLAAFGYILAVSLTPEGTWWAFAFFFLLLLLATFLTRLGIFFTIRRSFIVLPFVLAALAVPFTSPGQVIWRIPGLNWGVSEPGLIRFLSILARSWLAVQAAILLTAVTQFQDLLWALGSLRFPRVLVSTIGFMYRYLFVLADEATRMMRARASRSARVPGSRRRSLLWQGRTAGAMVGSLFLRAIERSERVYAAMLSRGYDGQMRSLTHFHMRAKDWISLVTVGLLLIVPLSVDWMV
- a CDS encoding energy-coupling factor ABC transporter permease, with translation MWLSPHLLHIPDGFLSTPVAVVGWALAFVFISVAIRQTKNQLGDRQVPLMGILAAFIFAAQAINFPIAAGTSGHLLGGALAAILLGPWAATLIMTAVIAMQGLLFQDGGLLVMGWNIINMGVLTAFVGYATYSFVRRVTGDSTRSRLAAAFTGAWLSVEVAALATALQLAVSGTSPIQLGLPAMAGVHALIGVGEGLITVGALVLLQKASNGLLVEGENAPGRRSANIIAAGLLVALIVALFSPLASASPDGLEFVAEQNGFLDRALDPTYSILPDYTVPFIAHPVLTTIVAVALGTLLVFMVAWFVGRNTTRSEAAGD
- a CDS encoding citrate synthase; this translates as MPKDTLTITDNRTGKNYELPINHETIRAMDLRQIKVNEDDFGMMSYDPAFTNTASAKSAITFIDGARGILRYRGYPIEQLAEQSTYLEVAYLLLNGELPTQEQLDAWIYEVTHRTFIHENLRRLIQSFCNNAHPMHMFISTLAAMSSYYPDAKQVDDPEVRHHQIRRIVAKVPTIIAYSYRHLQGLPIVMPDNDLSYTGNFLNMLFKMTETKYKPNPIFERALDVLFILHADHEQNCSASVMRAIGSGKADPFCAMTGAAASLSGPLHGGANEAVLRMLKEIGTVESVPEYIQHVKNGEFRLMGFGHRVYKNYDPRAVIIKKIADQVFKVTGRNPLLDIALELERVALEDEYFVSRKLYPNVDFYSGIIYQAMGLPIDMYTVLFAMGRTVGWLTQWQEMLGDPEQRITRPRQVYIGAEKRDYVPIEKR